Proteins from a genomic interval of Malassezia vespertilionis chromosome 9, complete sequence:
- a CDS encoding uncharacterized protein (EggNog:ENOG503Q53K; COG:Q) yields MPPSEERVAILGASSLDGLGAGFLQQYLETGRRQIVIVGRRLQALEEVRHAALEKTQGKRHPDAQVHIFVADCTKPRDVLELRGFIDMRMHGLDTLQIVFGVTSILPLLGLANADPCGVNADDQKMTALQADAIGLDAIAQTVQQSSDSNLKGTALVLGALIPMLQTTSKDPVVVATGSIAGLLPAPTRSVYCATKAAQHFLVDSVALECQTQAGTPVPGTDKKRALVRFLLIAPGPIQNTFVAKYAVDSVAGPRDNRSKALEVHDVVRTTLNKVDSVGSGLLVMPQYLFAAHLLSKFNVTKGITERIAHKMYRY; encoded by the coding sequence ATGCCCCCAAGTGAGGAGCGTGTCGCTATTCTCGGTGCGTCGTCGCTCGATGGACTTGGTGCTGGATTCTTGCAGCAATATCTCGAAACAGGGCGCCGCCAAATCGTGATTGTCGGCCGCCgtttgcaagcgcttgAGGAGGTtcgccatgccgcgcttgaGAAAACGCAAGGAAAGCGACACCCTGATGCGCAGGTACATATTTTCGTGGCGGACTGCAcaaagccgcgcgatgTGCTGGAGCTGCGAGGGTTCATCGATatgcgcatgcacggccTCGATACGCTCCAGATCGTATTTGGAGTCACTTCGATTCTCCCGCTTCTGGGCTTGGCGAACGCCGATCCATGCGGCGTGAATGCCGACGACCAAAAGATGACAGCCTTGCAGGCCGATGCCATAGGATTGGACGCGATTGCGCAAACGGTGCAGCAGTCGTCCGACAGCAATCTCAAGGGCACTGCACTGGTGCTTGGTGCACTTATTCCTATGCTGCAGACAACGTCCAAAGACCCGGTCGTGGTCGCAACAGGCTCCATCGCCGGTCTTTTgcccgcgccgacgcgctctgTGTATTGTGCGACTAAagccgcgcagcactttTTGGTGGATAGCGTCGCACTTGAGTGCCAAACCCAGGCGGGGACGCCAGTGCCGGGCACGGacaaaaagcgcgcgcttgtgcgcttCCTGCTCATTGCACCGGGCCCGATCCAGAATACGTTTGTCGCCAAGTACGCAGTCGACTCCGTGGCCGGGCCGCGCGACAACAGAAGCAAGGCGCTCGAAGTCCACGATGTTGTACGCACGACGCTGAACAAGGTAGACTCGGTCGGCTCGGGGTTGTTGGTGATGCCGCAATACTTGTTTGCTGCGCACTTGCTCTCCAAGTTTAATGTGACAAAGGGGATCActgagcgcatcgcacatAAGATGTACCGATACTAG
- a CDS encoding carboxy-cis,cis-muconate cyclase (TransMembrane:1 (n3-11c16/17o361-383i); EggNog:ENOG503P3Y6; COG:S): MAAPALAIAVWGDAEALPSVDPTSLYALALVQLAYGDTHPLYSIVPRAWPAPDTVPALYAVAEVNHQKWTTDVLATSPDDMRAYLRDHSPLDSSLRTSPLVAARAQAVHAMMDDTLSDLILHTLFSLPPNFSSVTAPLLSRPGKHVFPSSAPRRLRAAVRARLQSPHIALWGSSWEREEAAQARKWDTAAGLAQRGALPQVGLRPELKGDMQEAWERTRIATKARTIFASIQAILQSHAFLAGAATPSSADVRLYSLLAPLLLTERAIPVDFLAQQLRTEFASLVEHCERMHRLLWAQCSSTHWAWCRTDVQPMQASLSWTPLLAALDPRTWMRNWRSVKDSPRTQTPQGPLPPTLRYGRLFWIASAVLAPIAYILVNGLIVIEYVDEDEDEDEDEDEADGEFVETEDGQEIPQDEFITDDLDEMDE, translated from the coding sequence ATGGCCGCACCAGCGCTGGCAATCGCTGTATGGGGCGACGCAGAGGCACTGCCTAGCGTGGACCCTACGTCACTCTATGCTCTCGCATTGGTGCAACTTGCTTACGGAGACACACATCCTCTTTATTCTATAGTGCCCCGCGCATGGCCCGCGCCGGACACTGTCCCGGCGTTGTATGCCGTGGCAGAGGTAAATCACCAAAAATGGACGACCGACGTACTTGCCACGAGCCCAGACGATATGCGCGCGTACTTGCGCGATCATTCACCATTGGATtcatcgctgcgcacctcTCCGCttgtcgcggcgcgcgcacaggcagTGCATGCAATGATGGATGATACATTGTCCGATCTTATACTGCATACCCTCTTTTCCTTGCCGCCCAACTTTAGCAGTGTAACTGCACCACTGCTATCAAGGCCTGGAAAGCATGTATTCCCGTCGTCGGCCCCGCGGCGTCTTCGTGCggctgtgcgtgcacgctTGCAAAGCCCGCACATTGCCTTGTGGGGCAGCAGTTGggagcgcgaagaagcggcgcaggcgcgcaagtggGATACCGCCGCGGGACTCGCGCAGCGGGGAGCGCTGCCCCAGGTGGGACTGCGCCCGGAGCTGAAAGGTGATATGCAGGAGGCGTGGGAGCGCACGCGGATTGCTACAAAAGCACGCACGATTTTCGCATCGATCCAAGCCATCCTCCAAAGCCATGCATTCCTCGCAGGCGCGGCCACGCCGAGCTCTGCGGACGTGCGCTTGTATTCACTCCTTGCGCCACTTTTGCTTACAGAGCGTGCGATACCCGTAGATTTCCTTGCGCAACAATTGCGCACGGAATTTGCGTCGCTTGTCGAACACTGCGAACGTATGCATCGGCTTCTATGGGCGCAGTGCTCGAGTACGCACTGGGCTTGGTGCCGCACGGATGTGCAGCCGATGCAAGCATCCTTGTCCTggacgccgctgctcgccgcgttGGATCCACGCACCTGGATGCGGAATTGGCGCAGCGTAAAGGACTCGCCACGTACCCAGACACCGCAAGGGCCACTGCCGCCCACGCTCCGTTACGGCCGTCTATTTTGGATTGCCTCGGCAGTGCTTGCACCGATTGCATACATCCTGGTGAACGGACTGATTGTGATTGAGTATGTTGAcgaagacgaagacgaagacgaagacgaagacgagGCAGACGGCGAGTTTGTAGAGACCGAGGACGGCCAAGAAATTCCGCAGGACGAGTTTATCACTGACGACCTCGACGAAATGGATGAATGA